From a single Kryptolebias marmoratus isolate JLee-2015 linkage group LG17, ASM164957v2, whole genome shotgun sequence genomic region:
- the LOC108237246 gene encoding histone H1.0-B, with the protein MAETSTAPAKAKRASKPKKPASHPKYSEMIKAAIVHDASRSGASRQSIQKYVRKNYKVGDNADVQIKMALKRLVASGMLRHTKGIGASGSFRLTKPEDSSKKPAKAAAAAASAKPKKVAKPKPKKAAKPKKVTKTPEKPKKAAAKKVKKVAKKATPMKAKKAPAKKPKAAKPKAKPVKKAAKPKAKTPKKAAKSGKKK; encoded by the coding sequence ATGGCAGAGACGTCGACAGCTCCAGCCAAAGCCAAGCGGGCGTCGAAACCCAAAAAGCCCGCTTCTCACCCCAAGTACTCGGAGATGATTAAAGCGGCTATTGTTCACGACGCCAGCCGGAGCGGAGCGTCCCGCCAGTCCATCCAGAAGTACGTGAGGAAGAACTACAAAGTGGGCGACAACGCCGACGTCCAGATTAAAATGGCCCTGAAGAGGCTGGTGGCGTCCGGGATGCTGCGCCACACCAAAGGCATCGGCGCGTCCGGCTCCTTCAGGCTCACCAAGCCGGAGGACTCCTCCAAGAAGCCGGCcaaggcggcggcggcggcggcgtccGCCAAGCCCAAGAAAGTGGCCAAGCCCAAACCCAAGAAGGCGGCCAAGCCCAAGAAGGTCACCAAGACGCCCGAGAAGCCCAAGAAGGCGGCGGCGAAGAAAGTGAAAAAGGTCGCGAAGAAGGCGACCCCGATGAAAGCCAAGAAGGCTCCGGCCAAGAAGCCCAAGGCGGCCAAGCCCAAGGCGAAGCCGGTGAAGAAGGCGGCCAAGCCCAAGGCAAAGACGCCCAAGAAGGCGGCCAAGTCGGGAAAGAAGAAGTGA
- the rhot2 gene encoding mitochondrial Rho GTPase 2, translated as MKQDVRILLLGEPKVGKTSLIMSLVGEEFPEEVPPRAEEITIPADVTPEKVPTHIVDYSEKEQSNEVLRDEIVKANVVCVVYDVTNEDTIDKIKTKWIPLVNGNAEKGNKVPIILVGNKSDLRSGSSMETILPIMNQFSEIETCVECSAKNLKNISELFYYAQKAVLHPTAPLYDPEDKQLKPPCVRALSRIFYISDQDNDRILSDAELNSFQKSCFGNPLAPQALEDVKTVVWKNTSDGVQDNGLTLNGFLFLNTLFIQRGRHETTWTILRKFGYDDNLELTDDYLYPELRVPVGCSTEINHLGHQFLQRLFDKYDEDKDCALSPAELRNLFCVCPYMPWGADVCVTVPTTEEGYISNHGYHCRWMLSAYLDVHRCLEHLGYLGYAILTEQGSQTAAITVTREKEVDLEKHQTQRTVFLCKVIGPRGTGKTAFLQSFVGRSVLNKEDPSSAFSPYVINTVQLSNQEKFLILNEVDVETEFLKASDASCDVACLMYDASDPHSFDYCASIYKQHYMDSNIPCVLVASKVDLPEAKQFHGMTPAEFCYKHRLPPPLPFSSLLLDSTSKNIYSKLAWAAMYPHLNGSDMSSTSLWLRVALGSAVVAVLGFAVYRAAVRLK; from the exons atgaaacaagacgTCAGGATACTTTTGTTGGGGGAAC CCAAGGTGGGGAAGACCTCCCTCATCATGTCTCTGGTTGGAGAGGAGTTCCCAGAAGAG GTTCCTCCCAGAGCTGAGGAGATCACCATCCCTGCAGACGTGACTCCAGAGAAGGTTCCCACTCACATCGTGGACTACTCAG AAAAGGAGCAGAGTAATGAAGTCCTTAGAGATGAAATCGTCAAG GCTAatgtggtgtgtgttgtgtaCGATGTGACCAACGAGGACACAATAGACAAG attaaaaccaAATGGATTCCTTTAGTAAATGGCAatgcagaaaaaggaaacaa GGTTCCTATCATCCTTGTGGGGAACAAATCTGATCTGCGCAGTGGGAGTTCAATGGAAACCATTCTTCCCATCATGAACCAGTTCTCTGAGATCGAGACATGTGTGGAG tgttctgcaaagaatttgaaaaacatttcGGAGCTGTTCTACTATGCCCAGAAGGCAGTTCTCCACCCAACTGCGCCTCTTTATGACCCTGAGGACAAACAG ctgaaacccCCTTGTGTCAGAGCTCTCAGCAGAATATTCTACATTTCTGATCAGGATAACGACCGCATCCTAAGTGATGCTGAACTCAACAGCTTTCAG AAATCCTGTTTTGGGAATCCTCTGGCACCGCAGGCTTTAGAAGATGTGAAGACTGTGGTTTGGAAGAACACCAGCGACGGAGTGCAGGACAACGGCCTGACCCTGAATG GTTTCTTGTTTCTTAATACATTATTTATCCAAAGGGGCCGCCATGAAACCACGTGGACCATCCTGAGGAAGTTTGGTTATGACGACAACCTCGAGCTGACTGACGATTACCTTTATCCCGA ACTACGAGTTCCTGTCGGCTGCAGCacagaaataaatcacttaGGTCACCAGTTCCTCCAGCGGTTGTTTGACAAATATGATGAA GATAAGGACTGTGCCCTGTCACCGGCTGAGCTTAGGaacctgttttgtgtgtgtcctTACATGCCTTGGGGCGCAGACGTCTGCGTGACCGTACCGACCACAGAGGAGGGCTACATTTCTAATCACGGCTACCACTGTCGGTGGAT GCTTTCTGCCTACCTGGACGTCCACCGTTGCCTGGAGCATCTCGGATACTTGGGCTACGCTATCCTCACTGAGCAAGGGTCACAGACTGCTGCCATCACAG TGACACGGGAGAAAGAAGTAGATTTGGAAAAGCATCAGACTCAGCGGACCGTGTTTCTCTGCAAGGTGATCGGACCACGAGGGACGGGGAAGACGGCCTTTCTCCAGTCCTTCGTGGGCCGCAGTGTTCTG aATAAGGAAGACCCCAGCAGTGCCTTCTCACCATATGTCATAAATACTGTTCAGCTCAGCAACCAGGAGAAATTCCTCATC CTCAACGAGGTGGACGTGGAGACGGAGTTCCTGAAGGCATCGGACGCCTCCTGCGACGTTGCCTGCCTCATGTACGATGCCAGTGACCCTCATTCTTTCGACTATTGTGCCAGTATTTACAAG cAACATTACATGGACAGCAATATCCCTTGTGTGCTCGTTGCCTCTAAAGTGGACCTCCCTGAAGCCAAGCAGTTCCACGGGATGACCCCGGCAGAGTTCTGCTACAAACACCGCCTGCCTCCGCCGCTGCCTTTCTCCAGCTTGTTACTGGACTCCACCAGCAAGAACATCTACAGCAAGCTCGCCTGGGCAGCAATGTACCC GCACCTGAATGGTTCAGACATGAGCAGCACGTCCCTCTGGCTTCGAGTGGCTCTGGGTTCGGCCGTGGTTGCGGTGCTGGGCTTCGCCGTCTACAGGGCCGCCGTCAGACTCAAATGA